A stretch of [Clostridium] innocuum DNA encodes these proteins:
- the carA gene encoding glutamine-hydrolyzing carbamoyl-phosphate synthase small subunit: protein MSKRLLILEDGSVYEGHGFGSHHYQVGELVFNTGMSGYQEVLSDLSYCGQIVMMTYPMIGNYGVNRDDFESLDPAVFGFVVKEYCEQPSNFRCNLTLDEFLKLKGIPGICHVDTRAITKKLRSSGTMRAIMADEGADVQAVVKLLKETDFLHDQVARVSTQKPFPIPSRGKKVVLMDFGAKHGIIRELSRRNCDLVVVPYNTSAEAILALHPDGVMLSNGPGDPKDMTGAIEVIRELIKHVPIFGICLGHQLISLACGANTVKLKFGHRGCNHPVLNLTTGKVEITSQNHGYAVETESLADTDLIMTHQALNDRSVEGVSHTRYPVFSVQYHPEAAPGPEDANYLFDQFMELMEKENA from the coding sequence ATGTCAAAACGTTTACTGATACTGGAGGATGGCAGTGTGTATGAAGGACACGGCTTCGGATCCCATCATTATCAGGTGGGAGAGCTTGTATTCAATACCGGGATGAGCGGCTACCAGGAGGTGCTGTCCGATTTATCCTATTGCGGACAGATCGTCATGATGACCTACCCAATGATTGGAAACTACGGTGTCAACCGGGATGACTTTGAGAGTCTGGATCCTGCCGTGTTCGGCTTTGTCGTAAAGGAATATTGCGAGCAGCCAAGCAATTTTCGCTGTAATCTGACTCTGGATGAATTTTTAAAGCTAAAAGGGATACCCGGAATTTGTCATGTGGATACCCGCGCAATCACAAAAAAGCTGCGCAGCAGCGGTACGATGCGTGCCATCATGGCGGATGAGGGAGCGGATGTACAGGCAGTGGTAAAGCTGTTGAAGGAAACCGATTTCCTGCATGATCAGGTTGCACGTGTATCCACACAGAAGCCGTTTCCCATCCCATCCCGTGGAAAAAAGGTTGTTTTAATGGATTTTGGCGCAAAGCATGGCATCATCCGAGAGCTGTCACGCAGAAACTGCGATCTTGTCGTTGTACCATACAATACCTCAGCAGAGGCGATTCTTGCCCTGCATCCGGATGGAGTGATGCTGAGCAACGGTCCGGGGGATCCAAAGGATATGACAGGTGCTATCGAGGTCATCCGTGAGCTGATCAAGCATGTCCCCATCTTTGGCATCTGTCTGGGACATCAGCTGATCTCTCTGGCATGCGGCGCTAATACCGTTAAGCTGAAATTCGGTCACCGCGGCTGCAATCATCCGGTCTTGAATCTGACGACTGGTAAAGTGGAAATCACCTCACAGAATCACGGCTATGCAGTGGAAACAGAAAGTCTTGCGGACACGGATTTGATCATGACGCATCAGGCGCTGAATGATCGAAGTGTGGAGGGTGTCAGCCATACACG
- a CDS encoding orotate phosphoribosyltransferase: MKIEKTVAKNLLDIQAVSLQPNDPFTWASGIKSPIYCDNRLVLSFPEKRSVVVQGFVELIQKEYAEAEVIVGTATAGIPWGAMIADKLEKPFGYVRSSNKSHGKGNKIEGNIKQGAKVVVVEDLISTGGSVKDVIESLREAGAEVLGVVAIFTYLLPASTELFNSISCEFKTLSNYDVLIDVALENDYIKDGDLEKLKAWKQDPKDESWMEK; the protein is encoded by the coding sequence ATGAAGATTGAAAAAACTGTCGCAAAGAATCTGCTGGATATCCAGGCAGTATCTCTGCAGCCCAACGATCCATTTACATGGGCAAGCGGAATCAAATCACCAATTTACTGTGACAACCGTCTGGTGCTGTCTTTTCCGGAAAAACGCAGTGTCGTTGTGCAGGGCTTTGTAGAACTGATTCAGAAGGAATATGCAGAGGCAGAGGTTATCGTCGGTACGGCAACTGCCGGAATCCCATGGGGAGCAATGATAGCTGACAAGCTGGAGAAGCCGTTTGGTTATGTACGCAGCTCCAACAAGAGTCATGGAAAAGGAAATAAAATTGAGGGAAACATCAAACAGGGTGCCAAGGTTGTTGTTGTAGAGGATCTGATTTCCACCGGCGGCTCTGTCAAGGATGTCATAGAATCCCTGCGTGAGGCAGGTGCCGAGGTACTGGGCGTTGTGGCGATCTTTACCTATCTGTTACCGGCATCCACAGAGCTGTTTAACAGCATTTCCTGTGAATTTAAGACATTGAGCAATTACGATGTTCTGATTGATGTGGCATTGGAAAATGACTATATCAAGGATGGTGACCTTGAGAAATTAAAGGCTTGGAAACAGGATCCAAAGGATGAATCCTGGATGGAAAAATAG
- the pyrF gene encoding orotidine-5'-phosphate decarboxylase, which translates to MSKTMVALDFSTRKEVYEFLLKFKEPIYVKIGMELTYSFGFEIVREVKAMGHQIFLDLKLHDIPNTVKQAMKNLAKLDVDVVNLHAAGGSAMMKAAIEGLKEGAVNGKRPLCIAVTQLTSTSQEAMNEELLIPGDVKDVVISYAKLAKESGLDGVVCSVHEAKAIHEACGSDFLTVTPGIRLADDSKDDQKRVATPVFAKEQGCDYIVVGRSITKSANPVATYHEIEKTMEGK; encoded by the coding sequence ATGAGTAAAACAATGGTTGCGTTGGATTTCTCCACACGTAAGGAAGTATATGAATTTTTATTAAAGTTTAAGGAACCGATTTATGTAAAAATCGGTATGGAGCTTACGTATTCTTTTGGATTTGAAATTGTTCGAGAAGTGAAGGCGATGGGACACCAGATTTTTCTGGATTTGAAGCTGCACGATATTCCAAATACGGTTAAACAGGCGATGAAGAATTTGGCAAAGCTGGATGTGGATGTTGTTAATCTGCATGCGGCAGGTGGAAGTGCCATGATGAAGGCTGCTATCGAAGGCTTAAAAGAGGGAGCTGTCAATGGCAAACGCCCGCTTTGTATCGCTGTAACTCAATTGACAAGTACATCACAGGAAGCGATGAATGAAGAGCTGCTGATTCCCGGAGATGTAAAGGATGTTGTCATCTCCTATGCGAAGCTGGCAAAGGAAAGCGGACTGGACGGTGTCGTGTGCTCTGTTCATGAAGCAAAGGCAATTCATGAGGCTTGCGGGTCTGACTTTCTGACAGTTACACCGGGGATTCGTCTTGCGGATGATTCCAAGGATGATCAAAAGCGTGTGGCAACGCCGGTATTTGCCAAAGAACAGGGCTGTGACTATATCGTCGTGGGTAGAAGTATTACAAAAAGTGCCAATCCGGTAGCTACCTATCATGAAATTGAAAAAACGATGGAGGGAAAATAA
- a CDS encoding dihydroorotate dehydrogenase, translated as MDLHVELPGLHLKNPIIPASGCFGFGREFAELYDLSLLGGIAIKSATPHSRFGNPTPRVAETPSGMLNAIGLQNPGVDVIMERELPWLAQFDTEIIANVAGASEEDYVEVITKLNQSDVVKAYELNISCPNVKHGGIGLGTDPALAAKVTRMAKEAAQKPVYVKLSPNVTNIVEIAKAVEEAGADGLVLINTLMGMRMDLRTGKPLLANVTGGLSGPAIKPVAIRMVYQVASAVNIPIIGVGGITRAEDVLEFLYAGASAVEVGMQNFIDPLCCVKILEDLPKVLKKYGNNSLTDAVGRSFR; from the coding sequence ATGGATCTGCATGTAGAACTGCCGGGACTTCATCTGAAGAACCCCATTATTCCGGCCAGCGGCTGCTTCGGCTTTGGCCGCGAATTTGCCGAGCTGTATGATCTGAGTCTTCTTGGAGGCATTGCGATCAAGAGTGCGACACCGCACAGCCGATTCGGAAATCCGACACCGCGTGTTGCGGAAACACCGTCAGGCATGCTGAATGCCATTGGTCTTCAGAACCCGGGAGTGGATGTGATTATGGAACGGGAGCTGCCATGGCTTGCGCAGTTTGATACGGAGATTATTGCCAATGTGGCAGGTGCCAGTGAAGAGGACTATGTCGAGGTCATCACGAAGCTGAATCAAAGCGATGTTGTCAAGGCATATGAGCTGAATATCAGCTGTCCGAATGTAAAGCATGGGGGAATCGGTCTGGGAACCGATCCTGCTCTTGCGGCTAAGGTTACCCGCATGGCAAAGGAAGCGGCACAAAAGCCGGTCTATGTGAAGCTGTCACCGAATGTAACAAATATTGTGGAAATTGCCAAAGCCGTGGAAGAGGCAGGTGCAGATGGTCTGGTGCTCATCAACACCTTGATGGGCATGCGTATGGATCTGCGTACGGGAAAACCATTGCTTGCCAATGTGACCGGAGGACTGAGTGGTCCTGCGATCAAGCCGGTGGCGATTCGTATGGTGTATCAGGTGGCATCTGCCGTCAATATACCGATTATCGGTGTCGGCGGTATCACCAGAGCAGAGGATGTACTGGAATTTCTGTATGCCGGAGCAAGTGCGGTAGAAGTGGGAATGCAGAACTTTATCGATCCGCTGTGCTGTGTTAAAATACTAGAGGATTTGCCAAAGGTCCTGAAGAAATATGGGAATAACAGCTTGACTGATGCTGTTGGAAGGAGTTTTCGTTGA
- a CDS encoding dihydroorotate dehydrogenase electron transfer subunit: MQEEKGLILSNKRIAKDTYRMEIQASIAKDMKSGQFVNVAVEGFMLRRPISICSVEDKTRFVIIYKVVGDGTAKLATLRTQGIIDVFGPLGSSYPIHEEEHEVLLIGGGVGVPPLYELAKQYRSRDARVYVVLGFNDKESVFYENEFQRLGCHVAVATMDGSYGTKGTVMDAIKEHGITTEFTCSCGPRPMLKAVEERYTRGYMSFESRMACGIGACMACVAKDKKEENMYHRICKEGPVFPIGKVEY; the protein is encoded by the coding sequence ATGCAGGAAGAAAAAGGACTGATTTTAAGTAATAAGAGGATAGCGAAGGATACCTACCGTATGGAAATACAGGCATCCATCGCAAAGGATATGAAGTCGGGACAGTTTGTAAATGTAGCGGTGGAGGGGTTTATGCTGCGCCGCCCCATCAGTATCTGCTCCGTTGAAGATAAAACACGCTTTGTCATCATCTACAAGGTGGTAGGGGATGGCACTGCGAAGCTGGCTACGCTGCGCACACAGGGGATTATCGATGTGTTTGGTCCCCTTGGCAGTAGCTATCCGATTCATGAAGAAGAGCATGAGGTGCTGCTGATCGGTGGCGGTGTGGGTGTGCCGCCGCTGTATGAGCTGGCAAAGCAGTATCGCAGCAGGGATGCACGTGTGTATGTGGTCCTTGGCTTCAACGATAAAGAAAGCGTATTTTATGAAAATGAGTTTCAGCGTCTTGGGTGCCATGTTGCGGTAGCGACAATGGATGGCAGCTATGGGACAAAGGGAACGGTGATGGATGCGATTAAAGAGCATGGCATCACAACAGAGTTTACCTGCAGCTGCGGTCCAAGACCGATGCTGAAAGCAGTGGAGGAGCGCTACACCCGCGGCTATATGTCCTTTGAAAGCCGTATGGCATGCGGTATCGGAGCCTGTATGGCGTGTGTGGCAAAGGATAAGAAGGAAGAAAACATGTACCACCGCATTTGTAAGGAAGGTCCTGTTTTCCCGATCGGAAAGGTGGAATACTGA
- the carB gene encoding carbamoyl-phosphate synthase large subunit — protein MPKRNDIKKIMVIGSGPIVIGQAAEFDYAGCQACTSLREEGYEVILINSNPATIMTDTVIADRVYIEPLTLEFASRVIYKERPDAILGSLGGQTGLNLVVELAESGILDEYHVEILGTALDAIEKAEDRDKFRELMYEIGEPVPESVIVHTIEEAVAFACENGYPVVVRPAFTLGGTGGGFAHSEEELRVICDNGLKISPVHQCLIEQSIAGYKEIEYEVMRDNADNAIVVCNMENVDPVGIHTGDSIVVAPTQTLTDRECGIMRASALKIIRALKICGGCNVQLALDPNSFNYYVIEVNPRVSRSSALASKATGYPIAKLAAKVAVGLTLDEIINPVTTTSYACVEPCIDYVVTKFPRFAFDKFPKADRTLGTQMKATGEVMSIGRTFDEAILKAIRSLEMKTDHLEQKDINAMNEDALWKKLAQCDDERIYVITALLRKGADIEDIFAVTKMDRYFLNRFKNIVAQETVIRQHPMDLNVLQASKKMGFADSWIARSWNVEEAALYDTRKQNGIMPVYKNVDTCAGEYVSHTPYLYSTYEHENESVCSDNRKIIVLGSGPIRIGQGVEFDYATVHCVKTIRERGYEAIVINNNPETVSTDYSISDKLYFEPLTIEDVMHVIDLEQPLGVVVQFGGQTAINLADKLVARGVKILGTSLEDIDRAEDRHEFEEMLHQLDIPQPQGETAVEVEEAVKIANRIGYPVLVRPSYVLGGRAMEIVHNDDDLRVYMATAVKEISHDAPILVDKYIIGKEMEVDAICDGEHVYIPGIMEHIERAGVHSGDSISVYPAPTASQKVKDTIIDYATRIGKGFHFIGLYNIQFIVETDKKSGEERVYVLEVNPRSSRTVPFLSKVTNVGMSYVSTRCVLGDSLKDQGYEEGVHPEGERVFVKAPVFSFAKLRSVDTTLGPEMKSTGEALGGDVTLEKALYKALLASGVKIPLHGNVLITVADDDKQEGLKIAKRFSAIGYGIYATKGTAQYLSSNGIYVKTVDKVKEETDNNVIDVIRKGRVNYVVNTMSISSEVNRDGFEIRRAAAENNISCFTSLDTANAILRVLESQTFTTISMNELEG, from the coding sequence ATGCCGAAAAGAAACGATATAAAGAAAATCATGGTGATTGGCTCCGGTCCGATCGTCATTGGACAGGCAGCGGAGTTTGACTATGCCGGCTGTCAGGCCTGCACGTCTTTGCGCGAGGAAGGCTATGAGGTTATTCTGATCAACTCCAATCCGGCAACGATTATGACGGATACTGTTATTGCGGACCGTGTATATATTGAGCCGCTGACGCTGGAATTTGCGAGCCGTGTCATCTATAAGGAGCGTCCGGATGCTATTTTGGGCAGCCTGGGAGGACAGACCGGCTTAAATCTTGTTGTTGAGCTGGCAGAAAGCGGTATTCTGGATGAATATCACGTGGAAATTCTGGGAACAGCACTGGATGCCATTGAAAAAGCAGAGGACCGCGATAAATTCCGAGAGCTGATGTATGAAATCGGGGAACCGGTACCGGAAAGTGTAATCGTACATACGATTGAGGAAGCGGTGGCTTTCGCATGTGAAAACGGCTATCCGGTTGTGGTACGTCCTGCGTTTACGTTGGGTGGTACCGGAGGCGGCTTCGCTCACAGTGAGGAAGAACTGCGGGTAATCTGCGATAACGGTTTAAAAATCTCTCCGGTTCACCAGTGCCTGATCGAACAGAGCATCGCCGGTTATAAGGAAATTGAATACGAGGTTATGCGTGACAATGCGGACAATGCTATCGTTGTCTGCAATATGGAAAATGTTGACCCGGTCGGTATTCACACCGGTGATTCCATCGTTGTTGCGCCAACTCAGACGCTGACGGATAGAGAATGCGGCATTATGCGTGCATCTGCATTGAAAATCATTCGTGCATTAAAAATCTGCGGTGGCTGCAATGTGCAGCTCGCACTGGATCCAAACAGCTTCAACTACTATGTCATTGAGGTCAATCCGCGTGTGTCACGCTCCTCTGCCCTTGCCTCCAAGGCGACCGGATATCCGATTGCCAAGCTTGCGGCGAAGGTGGCTGTCGGTCTGACACTGGATGAAATTATCAATCCGGTCACAACGACCAGCTATGCCTGTGTGGAGCCTTGCATCGATTATGTTGTCACAAAATTCCCGCGTTTTGCCTTTGATAAATTCCCGAAGGCAGATCGTACGCTGGGCACACAGATGAAGGCAACCGGTGAGGTTATGTCCATAGGACGTACCTTCGATGAAGCGATTTTAAAGGCTATCCGCTCTCTGGAAATGAAGACGGATCACCTGGAACAAAAGGATATCAACGCGATGAATGAGGATGCCTTATGGAAGAAGCTGGCACAGTGTGATGATGAGCGCATCTATGTCATAACCGCATTGCTTCGAAAGGGTGCGGATATCGAGGATATCTTTGCAGTAACGAAGATGGATCGCTACTTCCTGAACCGCTTTAAAAACATCGTTGCACAGGAAACCGTTATCCGGCAGCATCCGATGGATCTAAACGTTCTGCAGGCTTCCAAGAAAATGGGCTTTGCGGATTCCTGGATTGCAAGAAGCTGGAATGTAGAGGAAGCTGCTCTCTACGATACAAGAAAACAAAACGGCATTATGCCGGTCTATAAAAATGTGGATACGTGTGCAGGGGAGTATGTATCGCATACACCGTATCTGTATTCCACCTATGAGCATGAAAACGAATCCGTATGCAGTGACAACCGCAAAATCATCGTACTCGGCTCCGGTCCGATTCGTATCGGTCAGGGTGTGGAGTTTGACTATGCGACCGTACACTGTGTAAAGACGATTCGTGAACGCGGCTATGAAGCGATTGTTATCAACAATAATCCGGAAACCGTATCAACCGACTATTCCATTTCCGATAAGCTGTATTTCGAACCGCTGACGATTGAAGATGTTATGCATGTCATCGATCTGGAACAGCCCCTTGGTGTTGTCGTGCAGTTCGGCGGGCAGACGGCAATCAATCTGGCAGATAAGCTGGTTGCGCGCGGTGTGAAAATTCTGGGAACCTCTCTGGAGGATATCGACCGTGCAGAGGATCGTCACGAGTTTGAAGAAATGCTGCACCAGCTGGATATTCCGCAGCCGCAAGGAGAAACTGCCGTCGAGGTTGAGGAAGCAGTGAAGATTGCGAATCGTATCGGATATCCGGTACTGGTGCGCCCATCCTATGTATTGGGCGGACGTGCGATGGAAATTGTGCACAACGATGACGATTTGCGTGTCTATATGGCAACGGCAGTGAAGGAAATCAGCCATGATGCACCGATTCTGGTCGATAAATATATCATCGGTAAGGAAATGGAAGTGGATGCAATCTGTGATGGAGAGCATGTGTACATTCCGGGAATCATGGAGCATATCGAGCGTGCCGGTGTGCATTCCGGTGACTCCATCAGTGTCTATCCGGCTCCGACGGCAAGTCAGAAGGTAAAGGATACCATTATCGATTATGCGACACGCATCGGTAAGGGATTCCATTTCATCGGTCTGTATAATATACAGTTCATCGTGGAAACCGATAAGAAAAGCGGGGAAGAAAGAGTGTATGTTCTGGAGGTTAATCCTAGAAGCTCCCGTACCGTACCATTCCTGAGCAAGGTTACGAATGTTGGGATGTCCTATGTGTCAACACGCTGTGTTCTGGGAGATTCTTTAAAGGATCAGGGCTACGAGGAAGGCGTGCATCCGGAAGGGGAGCGTGTCTTTGTCAAGGCACCGGTATTCTCCTTTGCGAAGCTGCGAAGTGTAGATACGACACTGGGACCGGAAATGAAATCTACCGGGGAAGCACTGGGCGGCGATGTAACGCTGGAAAAGGCATTATACAAGGCGCTGCTGGCAAGTGGAGTAAAGATTCCGCTGCATGGAAATGTTCTGATTACGGTTGCGGATGATGACAAGCAGGAGGGGCTGAAGATAGCGAAGCGCTTCTCGGCCATCGGTTATGGCATTTATGCGACAAAGGGAACGGCACAGTATCTTTCCTCCAACGGTATCTATGTAAAAACCGTAGACAAGGTAAAGGAAGAAACAGACAACAATGTGATTGATGTCATCCGTAAGGGACGCGTCAACTATGTGGTCAATACGATGAGTATCTCCAGTGAGGTAAACCGGGACGGCTTTGAAATCCGCCGTGCTGCCGCTGAGAATAATATCAGCTGCTTCACATCGTTGGATACCGCCAATGCGATTCTGCGTGTGCTGGAATCCCAGACGTTTACCACCATTTCCATGAATGAACTGGAGGGATAA
- the carA gene encoding glutamine-hydrolyzing carbamoyl-phosphate synthase small subunit, giving the protein MKKRLLILEDGSVYEGIAFGGDRYQMGELIFQTGMSGYQEIISDLSYYGQIVMMTYPAMGNCGINRDDFESISPKMFGFVVKEYCETPSNFRSDMTLDAFMKLKGIPGIADIDTREITRKIRDHGTCKAIMADADADVEAIVKQLRESELPKDGVQAVSTVKPFPIPSRGQKVVMVDIGTKFAVIREFNMRGCDLIVVPYNMSAQDILAIHPDGIVYSGGPGAPEDIPETVATCKELLGSVPMLGIGLGHEVIAAACGANVVKMKVGHHGNSSPVRNLKKQKIEFTAQNHGYEVEPDSIKGTGLITTYTALNDGSIEGFTHETYPLYSYSFEPEAAPGADDCTYIFDDFCNVMKERSAE; this is encoded by the coding sequence ATGAAAAAGCGACTATTGATTCTTGAAGACGGCAGTGTTTATGAAGGAATCGCCTTTGGAGGCGACCGGTATCAGATGGGAGAGCTGATCTTCCAGACAGGAATGAGCGGGTATCAGGAAATTATCTCCGATCTGTCCTACTATGGACAAATCGTCATGATGACCTATCCTGCCATGGGAAACTGTGGAATCAACCGTGATGACTTTGAGAGTATTTCACCGAAGATGTTCGGCTTTGTTGTCAAGGAATACTGTGAAACACCGAGCAACTTCCGCAGTGATATGACACTCGATGCGTTTATGAAGCTGAAGGGCATTCCGGGAATTGCGGATATCGATACGCGTGAAATTACAAGAAAGATCAGAGATCATGGTACATGCAAGGCAATCATGGCGGATGCGGATGCCGATGTGGAGGCGATTGTGAAGCAGCTGCGGGAAAGTGAGTTACCAAAAGACGGTGTACAGGCAGTATCTACAGTGAAGCCGTTCCCGATTCCATCCCGTGGGCAGAAGGTCGTTATGGTGGACATCGGAACAAAGTTTGCCGTGATCCGCGAGTTTAACATGCGCGGCTGTGATCTGATTGTCGTACCTTACAATATGAGTGCACAGGATATTCTGGCCATTCATCCGGATGGCATCGTCTACAGCGGCGGACCGGGAGCACCGGAAGATATTCCGGAAACGGTAGCTACCTGTAAAGAGCTGCTGGGCAGTGTGCCGATGCTGGGCATCGGTCTGGGACATGAGGTCATTGCGGCTGCATGCGGCGCAAACGTTGTAAAAATGAAGGTTGGTCACCATGGAAACTCTTCTCCGGTGCGCAATCTGAAGAAACAGAAAATCGAGTTTACTGCACAGAATCACGGCTATGAGGTGGAACCGGACTCCATAAAGGGAACCGGACTGATCACCACCTATACCGCACTGAATGATGGCTCCATAGAAGGCTTTACCCATGAAACCTATCCGCTGTACTCTTACTCCTTTGAGCCGGAGGCAGCACCGGGTGCGGATGACTGTACCTATATATTCGATGATTTCTGCAATGTAATGAAGGAAAGGAGTGCTGAATAG
- a CDS encoding dihydroorotase gives MKLIQQARILTKGNETEIMDVLFDETQIVKIAKHIDPALAQEVIPAENCVLLSGLIDVHAHLREPGYTHKETIASGTAAAAHGGFTTIMAMPNVIPYPDNTETMKTYLAKIKQDSRVHVIPYACITKAEASQKLSDMEGLSAMGIHAFSDDGVGVATADMMKAAMQKCRDVDGIIVAHTEDMSYRKPNACMHEGIRSKQLGLTGIPSACEYAQFQRDLALVRETGCRYHVCHMSAQESVESLRRAKKEGLDVSGEVTAHHLLLNEMAVENANHKMNPPLRSEEDRQALIQGLLDGTIDMIANDHAPHSEEEKSRGMEKAPFGIVALETAFPLLYTRFVKEEGIFTLEQLVYWMSEAPAKRFQMERRGKLKEGNASDFVLMDLDSVRKIEKQGFYSMGKNTPFDGIVCSGFAVKTFVDGICVYDNREGLLK, from the coding sequence ATGAAACTGATTCAGCAGGCCCGCATCCTTACAAAAGGAAATGAAACAGAGATAATGGATGTGCTGTTTGATGAAACACAGATTGTGAAAATCGCAAAGCATATCGATCCTGCATTGGCGCAGGAGGTAATACCGGCAGAGAATTGTGTACTGCTGAGCGGATTGATCGATGTACATGCCCATCTGCGTGAGCCGGGCTATACGCATAAGGAAACAATTGCCAGTGGGACGGCTGCTGCAGCCCATGGCGGCTTTACCACCATAATGGCAATGCCCAATGTCATCCCGTATCCGGACAATACGGAAACGATGAAGACATATCTGGCGAAAATCAAACAGGACAGCCGTGTGCATGTGATTCCCTATGCCTGTATCACAAAGGCGGAGGCGAGTCAAAAGCTGAGTGATATGGAAGGACTGAGCGCCATGGGGATTCATGCCTTCAGTGATGACGGTGTTGGTGTGGCAACAGCGGATATGATGAAGGCGGCCATGCAGAAGTGCCGTGATGTTGATGGTATCATCGTTGCCCATACCGAGGATATGAGCTATCGCAAGCCGAATGCCTGCATGCACGAAGGCATCCGCAGTAAACAGCTTGGTCTTACCGGGATTCCCAGTGCCTGTGAATATGCACAGTTCCAACGGGATTTGGCACTTGTCAGGGAAACCGGCTGCCGCTATCATGTATGCCATATGAGTGCGCAGGAAAGTGTGGAATCCCTGCGCAGGGCAAAGAAGGAAGGACTGGATGTCAGTGGTGAGGTAACGGCACATCACCTGCTGCTGAATGAAATGGCAGTAGAAAATGCCAATCATAAAATGAACCCGCCACTGCGCAGCGAGGAGGACCGTCAGGCTCTGATTCAGGGACTGCTGGATGGTACGATCGATATGATTGCCAACGATCATGCACCGCACAGCGAGGAAGAAAAAAGCAGAGGGATGGAAAAGGCTCCCTTTGGTATTGTTGCACTGGAAACCGCGTTTCCACTGCTGTACACCCGCTTTGTGAAGGAGGAGGGCATCTTCACGCTGGAACAGCTGGTGTACTGGATGAGCGAGGCGCCTGCCAAACGCTTTCAAATGGAGCGCAGGGGAAAACTGAAGGAAGGAAACGCTTCGGATTTTGTACTGATGGATCTGGACAGCGTACGAAAGATAGAGAAACAGGGATTCTATTCCATGGGAAAAAACACACCGTTTGACGGTATTGTCTGCAGCGGCTTTGCGGTGAAGACATTTGTGGATGGAATCTGCGTATACGATAACAGGGAGGGTTTGCTGAAATGA
- a CDS encoding aspartate carbamoyltransferase catalytic subunit, which yields MNKNSLLKICDLTSEEIFHILEDAAAFSSSQSDWQFPRKTLVANLFFEPSTRTHFSFASAEHQLGACVENFTAQGSSVEKGESLYDTVKTFESIGYDAVVIRHSQDEYFKELEDIRIPILNAGDGCGNHPTQCLLDLLTIYQEFQTFQGIKVAVIGDITHSRVANSIKEALGMLGGEVAFSGPDEWVAKDAYYKRVDEAVQWADAVMMLRIQHERHKETMAMSRAEYLERYGLTKQRAAMMQPHAIIMHPAPVNRGVEIDSDLVEAENSRIFKQMSNGVLVRKAVIKRALGYEFE from the coding sequence ATGAACAAGAACAGTTTACTGAAAATCTGTGACTTAACGAGTGAAGAGATTTTTCACATTCTTGAGGATGCTGCTGCTTTTTCCAGTTCTCAATCAGATTGGCAATTTCCGCGTAAAACGCTGGTTGCTAATCTTTTTTTTGAGCCGAGCACGCGGACACATTTCTCATTTGCCAGCGCGGAGCATCAGCTGGGCGCCTGTGTGGAAAATTTCACTGCACAGGGAAGCAGCGTGGAAAAGGGCGAAAGCCTGTATGACACGGTAAAGACATTTGAAAGCATCGGCTATGATGCCGTGGTCATCCGTCACAGTCAGGATGAATACTTCAAAGAGCTGGAAGATATCCGAATTCCAATCCTGAATGCAGGTGATGGCTGTGGGAATCATCCGACCCAGTGTCTGCTGGATCTGCTTACCATATATCAGGAATTTCAGACATTTCAGGGAATTAAGGTGGCGGTCATTGGTGACATTACACATTCCCGTGTTGCAAACAGCATCAAGGAAGCACTTGGTATGCTGGGGGGAGAGGTAGCCTTCTCCGGTCCCGATGAATGGGTCGCAAAGGATGCCTATTACAAGCGTGTGGATGAGGCAGTACAATGGGCGGATGCTGTTATGATGCTTCGCATTCAGCATGAGCGTCATAAGGAAACCATGGCAATGAGCAGGGCGGAATATCTGGAGCGCTACGGTCTGACGAAACAGCGTGCAGCCATGATGCAGCCGCATGCCATCATCATGCATCCGGCACCGGTCAACCGCGGTGTGGAAATCGACAGCGATCTGGTGGAGGCGGAAAACAGCCGCATCTTTAAGCAGATGAGCAATGGAGTTCTTGTGCGCAAGGCAGTAATCAAACGCGCACTGGGATATGAATTTGAATAA